In one Castor canadensis chromosome 15, mCasCan1.hap1v2, whole genome shotgun sequence genomic region, the following are encoded:
- the LOC109680197 gene encoding pyrethroid hydrolase Ces2e-like: MHTDALKQLKQIVPPVSLSEDCLYLSIYSPAYAHEGSNLPVMVWIHGGALVAGMASSYDASILAATENVVVVAIQYRLGFLGFFSTGDQHASGNWGYLDQVAALRWVQKNKLILGATQCKSPFLVSLQGALVCPHMSCPPMSKGLFHSAIMQSGVALLPDLISSSSEVVYTVVANLSACGRVNSEALVHCLRGKSEEEILAINKVRLIVWPCTTIPGVVDGAFLPRHPQELLVSADFQPVPSIIGANTDEFGFNLPNYMGYSETIKEINRGTNLACYYGEHDSKHDSHAPVNFFEFQHQSSLFKDISPPPTPGLSHPIRTTHTGQVRGNLVHLKGTFLGILLDKPPKPPEP, translated from the exons ATGCATACAGACGCTCTGAAGCAGCTGAAGCAGATCGTGCCTCCTGTTTCCTTGTCTGAGGACTGCCTGTATCTCAGCATCTACTCACCTGCCTATGCCCATGAGGGCTCCAACCTACCT GTGATGGTGTGGATCCACGGAGGTGCACTGGTTGCAGGCATGGCTTCCTCATATGATGCTTCCATATTGGCAGCCACTGAGAATGTGGTGGTGGTCGCTATCCAGTACCGCCTGGGTTTCCTGGGCTTCTTTAG CACTGGAGACCAGCACGCATCTGGCAACTGGGGCTACCTAGACCAGGTGGCCGCCCTCCGTTGGGTCCAGAAGAATAAGCTCATTTTGGGGGCAACCCAGTGCAAGTCACCATTTTTGGTGAGTCTGCAGGGGGCACTAGTGTGTCCTCACATGTCGTGTCCCCCCATGTCCAAAGGACTCTTCCACAGTGCCATCATGCAGAGTGGGGTGGCTCTGCTGCCAGACCTCATCTCCAGCTCCTCTGAGGTGGTCTACACA GTGGTTGCCAACCTGTCTGCCTGTGGGCGGGTAAACTCAGAGGCCCTGGTACACTGCTTGAGAGGCAAGAGTGAAGAGGAGATTCTGGCTATTAACAAGGTCAGGCTGATAGTGTGG CCTTGCACGACCATACCTGGAGTGGTAGATGGGGCCTTCCTACCCAGGCACCCCCAGGAGCTGTTGGTCTCTGCAGATTTTCAACCTGTCCCCAGCATCATAGGTGCCAACACTGATGAGTTTGGCTTCAACCTCCCCAAT TACATGGGCTACTCtgaaaccataaaagaaataaacagaggaaCGAACCTTGCCTGCTATTATGGAGAGCACGACAGCAAACATG ATTCCCATGCCCCTGTCAACTTCTTTGAATTCCAGCATCAGTCCAGCCTTTTCAAGGACATCAGTCCCCCCCCCAC GCCAGGACTCAGCCATCCCATCAGGACCACTCACACAGGGCAGGTGCGGGGCAACCTCGTCCACTTGAAGGGCACCTTCCTGGGAATTCTCTTGGACAAGCCACCTAAGCCTCCTGAACCTTAG